GTGTAAACACATgatttttccattgtgaaacatgtatagttatgggataaatattAATCCGAATAAATCTCAGATATTACTATCAACATTTTGTCCTTACAACTGCAAACCTCCTGCGAATATATACCATactactctctctctctctctctctctctctctctctctctctctctctctctctcttccccTCTTCCCCtattgtacatttatgtatatttgtataatttgtaagtgtgtgtgaatgttttgGCATGTGTGTATAGGATAAAAAAAGAATTGACCAAATTGAGTATGTATAAGTTTGTATATCCTGTaagtgtgtgagtgtgtgtaagggaagggtgcgatagtgtgtgtgtttgtgtgtgtaagataaaaaaaaaagagagaataAGGATATGATAATTCATATTGAAAAGTGTTTGTTTACCAAGTAAGGATGAGGAAATGTATTACTGTTGTATGAGAATATGTctggaaaaaataaataagttacaaaaaaaacccaacattttGTCCTTACAGGTGGCATGGGAGGAAGCATGATGGGCGGAGAAGGTGGCATGTCTGGTATGGGCGGAGGAATGGGATCAGGGATGACTGGTATGGGAGGGATGATGAGCGGTAAAGCTATGGGCGGTATGGAAAGTATGATGGGCGGTATGGGAAGTATGATGGGAGGAAAAGGTATGGAAATGGGCGGTATGGGAGGAATGATGGGTGGTATGGGAGGAATGATGGGAGGAAAAGAAGGTATGGGCGGTATGGGAGGAATGATGGGCGGTATGGGAAGTATGATGGGAGGAAAAGGTATGGGCGGTATGGGAAGTATGATGGGCGGTATGGGAAGTATGATGGGAGGAAAAGAAGGTATGGGCGGTATGGGAAGTATGATGGGAGGAAAAGAAGGTATGGGCGGTATGGGAAGTATGATGGGAGGAAAAGGTATGGAAATGGGCGGTATGGGAGGAATGATGGGTGGTATGGGAGGAATGATGGAAGGAAAAGGTATGGAAATGGGCGGTATGGGAGGAATGATGGGCGGTGAAGGTATGGGCGGTATGGGAAGTATGATGGGCGGTATGGGAAGTATGATGGGAGGAAAAGAAAGTATGGGCGGTATGGGAAGTATGATGGGAGGAAAAGGTATGGGCGGTATGGGAAGCATGATGGGAGGAAAAGGTATGGAAATGGGCGGTATGGGGAGTATGATGGGCGGTATGAGAAACATGATGGGCGGTATGGGAAATATGATGGGCGGTGAAGGTATGGAAATGGGCGGTATGGGAAGTATGATGGGAGGAAAAGGTATGGAAATGGGCGGTATGGGGAGTATGATGGGAGGAAAAGGTATGGGCGGTATGGGAAGCATGATGGGAGGAAAAGGTATGGAAATGGGCGGTATGAGGAGTATGATGGGAGGAAAAGGTATGGGCGGTATGGGAAGTATGATGGGAGGAAAAGGTATGGAAATGGGCGGTATGGGAAGTATGATGAGAGGAAAAGGTATGGAAATGGGCGGTATGGGAGTAATGATGGGCGGTGAAGGTATGGGCGGTATGGGAAGTATGATGGGAGGTAAAGGTATGGGAATGGGTGGCATGGGAAATATGATGGGCGGTATGGGAGGAATGATGGGCGGTGAAGGTATGGGCGGTATGGGAAGTATGATGGGAGGAAAAGGTATGGGCGGTATGGGAAGTATGATGGGAGGAAAAGGTATGGCAATGGGCGGTATGGATGGAATGATGGGCGGTGAAGGTATGGGCAATATGGGAAATATGATGGGCAGTATGGATAGCATGATGGGAGGAAAAGGTATGGGTGGTATGGGAAGTATGATGGGCGGTATGGGAAGTATGATGGGAGGAAAAGGAGGCATGGGAGGCGGATCTGGAAGTGGCGGAAAAGGAATGGGTAAGTAGCTTCTTTAAGACAGTGCAAATACAACTGATAATAATATAACGTGACTATATAAGAGTCGATCGTTCATTGGTCGAGCATACACTGGAATGATTAGTGTACGTTTGCTACATCCTCAATATGGAATCGGAAGTGTACTGAGActgataatatttataaatatcttaGAGTTAGATAACAACTCATTAAGATGTATGTTCCCACTtctagtgaaaaaaaaaatcctatatatgaattttcagtaaaaaaaacaTGCAGAACTAGTACCTtaataattgaatttttttttttccaggtGGCGGTAAAAGCTACTAAATACCGTCTATCGTTGATGAGCGTACATGCAGACTTGTCTATTTCAATCTTCACTACAAACGGGCTTTCCAATGATCGCCCAATCGA
The Argopecten irradians isolate NY chromosome 9, Ai_NY, whole genome shotgun sequence DNA segment above includes these coding regions:
- the LOC138330987 gene encoding spidroin-1-like, whose translation is MLCYISFTMPSVTLFLKPFFLMGLVLGYSVGGGAGGAGGKGGANGGGKGSGAGAGMSGMGGKSEGVMMMPSGGMGGSMMGGEGGMSGMGGGMGSGMTGMGGMMSGKAMGGMESMMGGMGSMMGGKGMEMGGMGGMMGGMGGMMGGKEGMGGMGGMMGGMGSMMGGKGMGGMGSMMGGMGSMMGGKEGMGGMGSMMGGKEGMGGMGSMMGGKGMEMGGMGGMMGGMGGMMEGKGMEMGGMGGMMGGEGMGGMGSMMGGMGSMMGGKESMGGMGSMMGGKGMGGMGSMMGGKGMEMGGMGSMMGGMRNMMGGMGNMMGGEGMEMGGMGSMMGGKGMEMGGMGSMMGGKGMGGMGSMMGGKGMEMGGMRSMMGGKGMGGMGSMMGGKGMEMGGMGSMMRGKGMEMGGMGVMMGGEGMGGMGSMMGGKGMGMGGMGNMMGGMGGMMGGEGMGGMGSMMGGKGMGGMGSMMGGKGMAMGGMDGMMGGEGMGNMGNMMGSMDSMMGGKGMGGMGSMMGGMGSMMGGKGGMGGGSGSGGKGMGGGKSY